The following proteins are encoded in a genomic region of Chloracidobacterium sp.:
- a CDS encoding methionine adenosyltransferase: MSNGNFLFTSESVTEGHPDKIADQISDAILDAILEQDPNGRVACEALVTTGMAVVAGEITTKARIDYKDVIRKTIEEIGYNNAEFGYDSNTCSVIDAIGTQSPDISQGVDTGGAGDQGLMFGFACNETPELMPMPIQMAHDLTRRLSDVRRNGTIPYLRPDGKSQVSIEYRDGKPFRVEAVVISTQTADIDIEDIRSDIMEHVIKPVVPANMIDENTKYHINPTGKFVIGGPMGDAGVTGRKIIVDTYGGYAPHGGGAFSGKDPTKVDRSAAYMARYIAKNIVAAGLADKCTVQLAYAIGVAEPVSVYIDSHGTGTIDDERIADLVRENFTLTPKAIIETLELRRPIYKATARFGHFGRKGDGFTWERTDKAEALRSGAERGVGTNG, translated from the coding sequence TTGAGCAACGGAAATTTTCTATTCACATCGGAATCGGTGACTGAGGGCCATCCGGACAAGATCGCCGATCAGATCAGCGACGCCATTCTCGACGCGATCCTCGAACAAGACCCGAACGGCCGCGTTGCGTGCGAAGCGCTTGTAACCACCGGCATGGCGGTCGTTGCGGGAGAGATCACGACGAAAGCGAGGATCGATTATAAAGATGTCATTCGCAAAACGATCGAGGAGATCGGCTACAACAATGCCGAATTCGGATACGATTCGAATACGTGTTCCGTGATCGACGCAATTGGCACGCAGTCGCCTGACATCTCGCAAGGTGTGGACACCGGCGGAGCAGGTGATCAGGGTTTGATGTTCGGTTTTGCGTGCAACGAAACTCCCGAATTGATGCCGATGCCGATCCAGATGGCTCACGATCTGACACGGCGTTTGAGCGATGTTCGCCGCAACGGCACGATCCCTTACCTTCGCCCCGACGGCAAATCACAGGTCTCGATCGAGTATCGCGACGGAAAGCCGTTCCGTGTGGAGGCAGTGGTTATCTCAACACAAACTGCCGACATCGATATCGAGGATATCCGCTCGGACATAATGGAGCATGTGATCAAGCCCGTCGTGCCTGCGAACATGATTGACGAGAATACGAAATATCACATCAATCCGACCGGCAAGTTCGTCATCGGCGGCCCGATGGGTGACGCAGGCGTTACCGGACGTAAGATCATCGTCGATACCTACGGCGGCTATGCTCCGCACGGCGGCGGTGCGTTCTCGGGAAAGGATCCGACGAAGGTTGATCGCTCGGCGGCATACATGGCACGCTATATCGCCAAAAATATCGTAGCTGCCGGCCTTGCGGATAAGTGCACCGTCCAGTTGGCTTATGCTATCGGCGTCGCCGAACCCGTCTCGGTCTATATCGACAGTCATGGTACCGGTACGATCGATGACGAACGCATTGCCGATCTTGTTCGCGAGAATTTCACGCTCACGCCCAAGGCGATCATCGAGACACTCGAGCTCCGTCGGCCGATCTATAAGGCCACAGCACGTTTCGGCCACTTCGGACGTAAGGGCGACGGTTTCACATGGGAAAGGACGGACAAGGCCGAAGCCCTTCGCTCCGGTGCAGAAAGAGGAGTTGGGACAAATGGCTGA
- a CDS encoding adenosylhomocysteinase encodes MADPVTAMQYDIKDINLAPQGKQRIEWADREMPVLRLIRERFAAERPLEGVKLVACAHITTETANLARTLQAGGAEALLIASNPLSTQDDVAASLVADWNIPVMAIKGESTDTYVRHVKAALDTNPNLIIDDGSDVVATMIKEKPELIANLIGTTEETTTGIVRLKAMVAAGVLTFPSIAVNDAQTKHFFDNRYGTGQSTLDGVIRATNILLAGKTLVTVGYGWCGKGVAMRARGLGANVVVTEIDPIKAIEAVMDGFRVLPMKEAAKIGDFFVTVTGNRHVIDKEHFEVMKDGAIVCNSGHFDLELNLDALREMSQPAVTRRPFVEEYRFKDDRKSVIVLGEGRLINLAAAEGHPASVMDMSFANQALSAEYLVKNKGKLEKGVHVLPAEVDQEIASLKLRAMGISIDELTPEMLEYMSSWETGT; translated from the coding sequence ATGGCTGATCCGGTAACCGCAATGCAATACGACATCAAGGATATCAACCTTGCGCCGCAGGGCAAGCAGCGTATCGAATGGGCAGATCGCGAAATGCCCGTTCTTCGACTTATCCGTGAGCGCTTCGCGGCAGAGCGTCCTCTCGAGGGCGTAAAGCTCGTTGCCTGTGCACATATCACTACCGAGACGGCAAACTTGGCTCGCACGCTGCAGGCAGGCGGCGCCGAAGCGTTGCTCATTGCTTCGAATCCGCTCTCAACACAGGATGACGTCGCGGCTTCACTCGTTGCCGACTGGAATATTCCGGTCATGGCGATCAAGGGCGAATCGACGGACACTTACGTTCGCCACGTTAAAGCGGCACTTGATACAAATCCGAACCTCATCATCGACGACGGCTCCGATGTCGTCGCAACGATGATCAAGGAAAAGCCCGAACTGATCGCGAATCTCATCGGCACGACCGAAGAAACGACGACAGGCATTGTCCGCCTAAAGGCGATGGTGGCAGCGGGTGTGCTTACTTTCCCTTCGATCGCAGTTAACGATGCACAGACCAAACACTTTTTCGATAACCGCTACGGCACGGGCCAGTCAACGCTCGACGGCGTCATCCGCGCGACCAACATTCTGCTCGCGGGCAAGACGCTCGTCACGGTCGGATACGGCTGGTGCGGTAAGGGCGTCGCGATGCGTGCACGCGGACTCGGAGCCAATGTTGTCGTTACAGAGATCGACCCGATCAAAGCGATCGAGGCCGTTATGGACGGCTTCCGCGTACTTCCGATGAAGGAAGCAGCAAAGATCGGCGATTTCTTTGTCACGGTCACGGGCAACCGGCACGTTATCGACAAGGAGCACTTCGAAGTTATGAAGGACGGAGCGATCGTCTGCAACAGCGGACACTTCGACCTCGAACTCAATCTCGATGCCCTCCGCGAGATGTCGCAGCCGGCAGTTACACGGCGTCCTTTTGTTGAAGAATATCGTTTCAAGGACGATCGCAAGAGCGTTATCGTTCTTGGCGAAGGCCGTTTGATCAATCTGGCCGCCGCGGAAGGCCATCCCGCCTCGGTCATGGATATGTCGTTCGCGAACCAAGCCCTCTCGGCTGAATACCTTGTAAAAAATAAAGGCAAGCTCGAGAAGGGCGTTCATGTCCTTCCTGCCGAGGTCGATCAAGAGATCGCTTCGCTAAAATTGCGTGCAATGGGTATTTCGATCGACGAACTGACCCCGGAAATGCTCGAATATATGTCGAGTTGGGAAACCGGAACTTGA
- a CDS encoding YjgP/YjgQ family permease, whose product MRLSGLISKYVIRAVLPYFGFAWLLLSVILFVQQAGRFGEIFFDLDIPGGFVWQLAVALIPNVIAFTCPMAVLVGTAIGISKLRADRELIAMRAAGISNIQIGLPVLLIGVVLSFFALVVNLKGVPLAAALVRTVVLQSTIKKLESPIEPGTFNTDLGGFTMYVREGDKDAGVWKGIFIYQEDSERNLTRVITAGSGKIDFTDQRSELVLDDARVTTLPKDGSVAVTTENIDGIRLAINTRRSDLIERLTSANAIPEEMGLSELGSYAASQDGSQRIEAQLLLQRRITLSIAPLMLCLLGLSAALRFDRGGKGFGGTLAALALVGYYLVTFGAEQLVRIGSLPVWLAAATPAAASLAVSLYFGLSRSSLASFEFRLPFAGIFSRATKVRSRDILVDLTTGIRDMEILVTLLKYFIISAALLGFVFVVFTVFELWRYVGAMSGGYWLLIKYLIFLMPFVYLQLAPAAVLVSVLATYVVKSRQNEIVTWIAAGQSTYRLLVPGLVFAMIVGVFGFAVQELVAPTTNRIQDLLRIEIRSGRAASDQPTRVWAESGDRIYSFIITGPTQKKRTLAQEQRFDGSRDDTVASKPPGAGGAENSLLALAIPAYSSGIWSNIILASDNEESDPSCVYPCVRDVYVYQLDGNNNRLQGVYHGSSAMWVSGKVVLRGEVSETAVRDGIVRTQSNGGAEFAEAVDPFLFETAKPAEMGLKQLIAKRRSADAESERNSADLAVQKRYSTLFVPLIIGLLAAPFALSIRQMRNVERITVAVGAWLLFIGVLNLFGQFGESGRMSAFAAVWLPVIIFGFLGCYFIFRMRT is encoded by the coding sequence ATGAGATTGTCAGGCTTGATATCGAAATATGTGATCCGAGCGGTGTTGCCGTATTTCGGATTTGCGTGGTTGTTATTGAGCGTTATTCTTTTCGTACAACAGGCGGGCCGTTTTGGCGAGATATTCTTTGACCTCGATATTCCCGGCGGTTTTGTATGGCAGCTTGCTGTTGCATTGATACCGAATGTCATTGCGTTCACGTGCCCTATGGCTGTGCTGGTCGGCACGGCGATCGGGATTTCGAAGCTTCGTGCCGACCGAGAACTTATCGCAATGCGGGCAGCCGGAATAAGCAATATACAGATCGGCTTACCGGTACTGCTGATCGGTGTCGTCCTTTCGTTTTTTGCTCTAGTTGTCAATCTTAAGGGCGTGCCGCTCGCGGCCGCTTTGGTTCGTACGGTCGTCCTTCAATCAACCATAAAAAAACTCGAATCACCCATCGAGCCGGGAACATTCAATACCGATCTCGGCGGCTTTACGATGTATGTTCGCGAAGGTGACAAAGATGCAGGCGTCTGGAAAGGAATTTTCATCTATCAGGAAGACTCAGAGCGTAACCTCACGCGAGTAATAACGGCCGGATCCGGAAAGATAGATTTTACCGATCAGCGTTCTGAACTTGTCCTTGATGATGCGCGCGTAACCACACTTCCGAAAGACGGCAGCGTTGCCGTGACGACGGAGAATATTGACGGGATCAGGCTCGCGATAAACACACGCCGCAGCGATCTGATCGAGCGTTTGACGAGTGCCAACGCAATTCCCGAGGAGATGGGCCTAAGCGAACTGGGTTCTTACGCAGCATCGCAGGACGGTTCGCAGCGGATCGAGGCACAGCTTCTATTGCAGCGGAGGATCACGCTGTCGATAGCTCCTCTGATGCTTTGCCTACTGGGGCTCTCTGCCGCACTGCGATTCGACCGCGGCGGCAAGGGTTTTGGCGGAACGCTGGCGGCACTTGCCCTTGTCGGCTATTACCTTGTTACGTTCGGAGCCGAGCAGCTTGTGCGTATCGGATCTTTGCCGGTATGGCTTGCCGCTGCGACACCTGCGGCAGCAAGCTTGGCGGTCAGCCTTTATTTCGGTCTTTCAAGATCGAGCTTGGCCTCATTCGAATTTCGATTACCTTTTGCGGGCATTTTTTCCCGAGCAACAAAGGTACGCTCGCGGGATATACTTGTCGATCTGACGACCGGTATCCGCGATATGGAGATTCTCGTAACGCTTCTGAAGTACTTCATCATCTCGGCGGCGCTTCTCGGGTTCGTCTTTGTTGTATTCACTGTTTTTGAACTTTGGCGATATGTCGGTGCGATGTCGGGCGGTTATTGGCTTCTGATCAAATATTTGATATTTCTGATGCCGTTCGTATATCTCCAATTGGCTCCGGCAGCCGTGCTTGTGAGCGTATTAGCCACCTATGTTGTGAAGTCGCGTCAAAACGAGATCGTTACATGGATCGCTGCGGGACAGAGTACCTATAGGCTTCTCGTGCCTGGGCTTGTGTTCGCAATGATCGTCGGCGTGTTCGGCTTTGCTGTTCAGGAGTTAGTAGCACCCACGACTAATCGGATACAAGATCTGCTTAGGATCGAGATACGAAGCGGTAGGGCAGCAAGCGATCAGCCGACGAGAGTCTGGGCAGAAAGCGGTGATCGTATATATTCTTTCATCATTACCGGCCCGACTCAAAAGAAGAGGACACTCGCACAAGAGCAGCGTTTCGACGGAAGTCGCGACGATACCGTTGCATCTAAGCCGCCCGGAGCAGGCGGCGCGGAAAACAGCCTGTTAGCTTTGGCGATACCTGCCTATTCTTCAGGCATCTGGAGCAACATAATACTTGCGTCTGATAACGAAGAAAGTGATCCCTCCTGCGTTTACCCATGCGTGCGTGATGTCTATGTTTACCAACTTGACGGCAACAACAACCGGTTGCAAGGTGTGTACCACGGCAGTAGCGCGATGTGGGTGAGTGGAAAGGTGGTTTTGCGCGGGGAAGTTTCAGAGACGGCGGTTCGTGACGGGATCGTCAGAACACAGTCGAATGGCGGGGCGGAATTTGCCGAGGCTGTCGATCCGTTCCTTTTTGAAACAGCTAAACCGGCGGAGATGGGGCTTAAGCAATTGATCGCCAAGCGGCGCAGTGCGGATGCGGAGTCCGAAAGGAATTCTGCCGATCTTGCGGTGCAGAAGCGGTACTCGACGCTGTTCGTGCCACTGATAATCGGGCTTCTTGCCGCGCCGTTTGCTCTTTCGATCCGGCAGATGCGGAATGTCGAACGTATAACGGTCGCCGTCGGAGCATGGCTGCTCTTTATCGGCGTATTGAATTTATTCGGCCAGTTCGGCGAGTCGGGCCGAATGTCTGCGTTCGCAGCGGTTTGGCTGCCTGTTATTATTTTCGGTTTTCTGGGATGCTATTTTATTTTCAGGATGCGGACATGA
- the recO gene encoding DNA repair protein RecO, with translation MSLIETESLVLKTYGLSEADRIVVFLTHDHGVIRGVAKGAKRLKSRFGSTLEPFSEVRLTYFQKDAVELVSIRDIELRRSGFHIAGNPMLLQRFAYLTELLLIFLPPHDPNEKVFRLVRECFRASASDNEEAAALTAYFEIWLLKLSGFMPNWKDCGQCGEAITDVGPCALLPDMHLSCSKCSSARGARPLTGDLPKAFRASQRMGVGDFIGSVSNSSSLSELIAILERLLERAAGRSLPKETSLGLAD, from the coding sequence ATGTCGCTTATCGAGACGGAAAGCCTTGTACTGAAGACCTACGGCCTTTCAGAAGCTGACCGTATTGTAGTATTTCTCACACATGATCACGGCGTTATTCGCGGAGTGGCAAAGGGAGCCAAACGCCTGAAAAGCCGTTTCGGCAGTACTCTGGAACCTTTTTCGGAAGTGCGTCTCACATATTTTCAAAAGGACGCCGTCGAACTGGTTTCGATCAGGGATATTGAACTTCGACGGTCAGGGTTTCATATAGCCGGTAACCCGATGCTTTTGCAGCGGTTTGCATACCTGACAGAACTGCTGCTTATCTTCCTGCCGCCGCATGACCCGAATGAGAAGGTCTTTCGACTCGTACGCGAATGCTTTCGCGCGTCTGCGTCTGATAACGAAGAAGCGGCCGCGTTGACAGCATATTTTGAAATTTGGCTGTTGAAATTATCCGGCTTTATGCCGAACTGGAAGGACTGCGGACAGTGCGGTGAGGCGATCACGGACGTTGGACCGTGCGCTCTATTGCCGGACATGCACCTTAGTTGTTCGAAATGTTCGAGTGCAAGAGGGGCTCGGCCGTTGACCGGCGATCTTCCGAAAGCCTTCAGGGCCTCGCAGAGAATGGGCGTGGGTGATTTTATCGGGAGTGTTTCGAACAGCAGTTCGTTAAGTGAATTGATCGCCATTCTCGAACGCCTGTTGGAGCGGGCGGCAGGACGGTCATTGCCAAAGGAAACGTCTCTTGGTTTGGCAGATTAG
- a CDS encoding gamma-glutamyl-gamma-aminobutyrate hydrolase family protein — translation MARRPVIGITMRLELPTRRFYLGRDYCEAVEAGGGIPMHIGLIPKAEYISQAVAVLDGILLPGSNTDVDPQFYGEEPHHRLGTVIPEKDETDRLVLKAAEEYGLPVLGICYGMQALNVYRGGSLIQDIESQSPGSIKHEQGSPQDRSSHSIKVDPESRLAKLPTIRGAQGRVRVNSSHHQALNELGSGLKATAWSPDGIIEAVEDRDPERFVLGVQWHPELTAVKDPFSGEIFEMFIRECRKRMNKES, via the coding sequence ATGGCACGGCGGCCTGTTATCGGCATTACAATGCGTCTTGAACTGCCTACGCGGCGGTTCTATTTGGGACGTGATTACTGCGAGGCCGTTGAGGCTGGCGGCGGGATACCGATGCATATCGGCTTGATCCCGAAGGCCGAGTACATATCGCAGGCAGTTGCCGTATTGGACGGCATTCTGCTGCCGGGCAGCAATACCGATGTGGATCCGCAGTTTTATGGTGAAGAACCGCATCATCGCCTTGGAACGGTAATTCCTGAAAAGGATGAGACCGATCGACTTGTACTGAAGGCCGCAGAAGAGTATGGGTTGCCGGTGCTCGGAATATGTTACGGTATGCAGGCACTTAACGTCTATCGCGGCGGGTCACTGATACAGGACATCGAATCGCAATCGCCCGGCAGTATAAAGCACGAGCAGGGATCTCCCCAAGATCGTAGCTCGCATAGCATAAAGGTCGATCCGGAGAGTCGATTGGCGAAATTGCCGACCATACGCGGGGCGCAAGGCCGTGTGCGTGTTAATTCCTCGCATCATCAGGCATTGAATGAGCTGGGGAGCGGTCTTAAGGCGACCGCATGGTCGCCGGACGGAATAATTGAAGCAGTTGAGGATCGTGATCCGGAGCGTTTTGTTTTGGGTGTGCAATGGCATCCGGAACTTACGGCAGTCAAGGATCCGTTTTCCGGAGAGATATTTGAGATGTTCATTAGAGAATGCCGCAAGCGGATGAATAAAGAAAGTTAA
- the hslV gene encoding ATP-dependent protease subunit HslV, translated as MSDAERANIRSTTVLMVKRYDKTAMAADGQVTLGDAVIKGSARKIRRISNGNVLAGFAGSTADAFALLGRFEQKLEQYQGRLERAAFELSKDWRLDKYLRNLEALLVVADNSDAFLISGKGDVIASDDGLLSVGSGSMYALAAARALMRNTDLSAAEIARRSIDIAAEICIYTNSAIIVEEL; from the coding sequence ATGTCAGATGCAGAACGAGCTAATATCCGCTCTACGACCGTTCTAATGGTAAAGCGTTACGATAAGACCGCAATGGCTGCGGACGGGCAAGTAACGCTTGGAGACGCCGTCATTAAGGGATCAGCTCGTAAGATCCGCCGAATATCGAATGGCAATGTGCTCGCGGGATTTGCCGGATCGACAGCAGACGCCTTCGCCCTTCTTGGTCGATTTGAACAAAAGCTTGAGCAATACCAAGGCCGCTTGGAGCGGGCGGCTTTTGAGCTGAGCAAGGATTGGCGCCTCGATAAATATTTGCGTAACCTTGAGGCACTGCTTGTCGTCGCCGATAACTCGGACGCGTTTCTAATATCGGGCAAAGGCGATGTGATAGCTTCGGATGACGGCCTGCTTTCGGTCGGTTCTGGCAGTATGTACGCATTGGCGGCCGCACGGGCATTGATGCGGAATACGGATCTTTCAGCCGCCGAGATCGCTCGCAGATCGATCGATATCGCGGCCGAGATATGCATCTACACAAATTCTGCGATAATTGTCGAGGAGCTTTGA
- the hslU gene encoding ATP-dependent protease ATPase subunit HslU: MAIYLGGETAAVLPKLDDLTPRQIVAELDRYVVGQTAAKKAVAVALRNRVRRQKLDPEIARDVLPKNILMIGSTGVGKTEIARRLARLANSPFIKIEASKFTEVGYVGRDVESMIRELADVAVDMARQSAFEEVKPKAEKNVEERLLDILLPPSTSYSSDENEALEKEKSRERTREKLREQLRRGELDERLIDFDTEERPNATIDFIGGQGMEEMGVNLRDMLGNMFPSKTVSKKMALNEAREYMLRDEQESLIDADQITRQAIRSAEQSGIIFLDEIDKIAGRESGQGPAVSREGVQRDLLPIVEGTNVNTKYGLISTEHILFIAAGAFHVAKPTDLIPELQGRFPIRVELESLTVDDLKRILIQPKNSLIKQYQALLGTEGIELEFTEDAIDKLAEMTEELNKATENIGARRLHTLVEKLLEDISFEGGELAQKRQRINAAFVEERLNGLIEDQDLRQYIL, encoded by the coding sequence ATGGCCATATATCTTGGCGGCGAAACCGCCGCTGTCCTACCAAAACTTGACGACCTGACGCCGCGTCAGATCGTTGCTGAGCTTGACCGTTACGTTGTCGGACAAACGGCCGCGAAAAAGGCCGTTGCGGTAGCTCTGCGCAACCGTGTCCGCCGACAAAAGCTGGACCCCGAGATCGCACGCGACGTCCTGCCGAAAAATATCCTGATGATCGGCTCGACCGGCGTCGGAAAGACCGAGATCGCCAGACGTCTGGCACGGCTCGCGAATTCTCCGTTCATAAAGATCGAAGCGTCAAAATTCACCGAGGTCGGGTACGTCGGGCGTGACGTCGAATCGATGATACGTGAGCTTGCTGACGTTGCGGTCGATATGGCTCGACAATCCGCATTCGAAGAAGTAAAGCCAAAGGCCGAAAAGAACGTTGAGGAAAGGCTTCTGGATATTCTTCTGCCGCCGTCAACTTCATACTCTTCGGATGAGAACGAAGCGTTGGAAAAGGAAAAGAGCCGCGAGCGGACCCGCGAAAAGCTGCGTGAGCAGCTGCGGCGCGGCGAACTTGACGAACGTTTGATCGACTTCGACACTGAGGAACGTCCCAACGCAACGATCGACTTTATCGGCGGCCAAGGTATGGAAGAGATGGGCGTAAACCTGCGGGATATGCTCGGCAATATGTTCCCGTCAAAGACCGTCTCGAAAAAAATGGCGTTGAACGAGGCGCGTGAGTATATGCTGCGTGATGAGCAGGAATCGCTGATAGACGCTGACCAGATCACACGGCAGGCGATAAGGAGCGCGGAACAGTCAGGCATCATATTTCTCGACGAGATCGACAAGATAGCCGGCCGAGAATCGGGGCAAGGCCCCGCCGTCTCGCGCGAAGGCGTTCAGCGTGACCTTCTGCCGATAGTTGAAGGGACGAATGTAAACACGAAATACGGCTTGATCAGTACGGAACATATTCTGTTCATAGCTGCCGGTGCTTTCCACGTCGCAAAGCCGACAGATCTCATCCCCGAACTTCAGGGCCGTTTCCCTATCCGTGTTGAATTAGAGTCACTTACAGTGGATGACTTAAAGCGTATCCTTATACAGCCAAAGAATTCGCTCATAAAACAATATCAAGCCCTGCTCGGCACCGAAGGCATCGAACTCGAGTTCACCGAAGATGCCATCGACAAACTTGCCGAGATGACCGAAGAACTCAATAAGGCGACCGAGAATATCGGAGCGCGGCGACTTCATACACTTGTTGAGAAATTACTTGAAGATATCAGCTTCGAAGGCGGCGAACTTGCTCAAAAGAGACAGCGTATTAATGCCGCTTTTGTTGAAGAGCGCTTGAACGGCCTGATAGAAGATCAAGATCTTAGACAATATATTCTTTAG
- a CDS encoding fumarylacetoacetate hydrolase family protein yields MRIPINEHLTPSKIVCVGRNYAEHAAELGNKVPDAPLLFLKAPSAVICCDEDIVIPAQSVQVEHEGELGVVISQRCKDLDDSTDIREYVKGFTCINDVTARDIQRHDVQFTRGKSFDTFCPIGPAIETEIDPIDIRVTCRVNGEIKQDGRTSQMVFPVDFLVRYISRQMTLLPGDVIATGTPSGVSQLLAGDVCEVEIEGIGILRNRVINQ; encoded by the coding sequence ATGAGAATACCGATCAACGAGCATCTGACCCCGTCAAAGATCGTTTGTGTCGGCCGCAACTATGCCGAACACGCCGCAGAACTTGGGAACAAAGTGCCTGATGCTCCGCTGTTATTTTTGAAAGCACCTTCGGCAGTTATCTGTTGCGATGAGGATATCGTGATCCCCGCGCAATCAGTTCAAGTGGAGCATGAAGGTGAACTTGGCGTTGTCATCTCACAGCGTTGTAAAGATTTAGACGATTCTACCGATATTAGAGAGTACGTTAAAGGTTTTACTTGTATTAACGATGTGACCGCGCGTGACATACAGCGTCACGACGTTCAATTTACGCGCGGCAAGTCATTTGACACGTTCTGCCCCATAGGCCCTGCGATCGAAACGGAGATTGACCCGATTGACATTCGCGTAACGTGCCGCGTTAATGGTGAGATCAAGCAGGACGGACGAACCTCGCAAATGGTGTTCCCTGTCGATTTTCTGGTACGATACATATCAAGGCAGATGACACTTTTACCGGGTGATGTTATCGCAACAGGCACACCGTCGGGTGTTTCACAGCTATTGGCCGGAGATGTCTGCGAAGTGGAGATCGAAGGTATCGGAATACTACGAAATAGGGTTATAAACCAATGA
- the fsa gene encoding fructose-6-phosphate aldolase has product MKFFIDTANLDEIKEANDLGMVDGVTTNPSLIAKEGNVDFKKHIAAICKIVKGDVSAEVTALDTPGMVKEGRALAKIAKNVVVKLPVTLEGLKACRILRGEGIKVNFTLCFSPTQALLAAKAGGNYISPFIGRLDDIAHDGMQLIRDIVQIYDNYGFATEVLAASIRHPMHVVECSLAGADVATIPFKVIQQLVKHPLTDQGLEHFLADWKKSGRS; this is encoded by the coding sequence ATGAAATTCTTTATTGACACCGCAAATTTAGACGAGATCAAAGAAGCCAACGACCTTGGTATGGTCGATGGCGTAACAACGAACCCGAGCTTGATCGCAAAGGAAGGCAATGTTGACTTCAAGAAGCATATCGCCGCGATCTGCAAGATCGTCAAGGGCGACGTTTCGGCCGAAGTGACAGCACTCGACACTCCCGGCATGGTCAAAGAAGGCCGTGCGTTGGCGAAGATCGCAAAGAATGTTGTCGTGAAACTTCCGGTTACGCTTGAGGGGCTGAAAGCTTGCCGCATTCTGCGTGGCGAAGGCATAAAGGTCAATTTCACGCTGTGCTTCTCGCCTACGCAGGCGTTGCTTGCCGCAAAGGCCGGCGGAAACTACATTTCACCGTTCATAGGCCGTCTTGACGATATTGCGCACGACGGCATGCAGCTCATCCGCGACATCGTTCAGATCTACGACAACTACGGCTTCGCAACTGAGGTTTTAGCAGCTTCGATACGGCACCCGATGCATGTAGTGGAATGCTCGCTCGCCGGTGCTGATGTTGCCACGATCCCATTCAAGGTGATCCAGCAGCTCGTAAAACACCCGCTGACCGACCAAGGCCTCGAACACTTCCTTGCTGATTGGAAAAAAAGCGGCCGGAGCTGA
- a CDS encoding winged helix-turn-helix transcriptional regulator, with amino-acid sequence MNDRIDFEDTVSFLLARVATAFRNKIERQMVSIGLHSGQAFVLLELWKEDGLKQIDLAARLGVSAPTINKMVKGLRTIGLVRMVENKEDRRSANVYLTDNGYRIREKIEAEWIDLESASLARLTETERMVLADLLRKLVKAYPRNESDAAPKDE; translated from the coding sequence ATGAACGACCGTATAGACTTTGAAGACACCGTCAGTTTCCTTCTGGCACGCGTTGCTACCGCCTTTCGAAATAAGATCGAACGGCAGATGGTCTCGATCGGACTTCACAGCGGCCAGGCATTTGTCTTGCTGGAGCTGTGGAAAGAGGATGGCCTTAAGCAGATCGACCTCGCCGCTCGGCTTGGGGTCTCGGCCCCGACGATCAACAAAATGGTCAAGGGGCTGAGAACCATCGGGCTGGTGCGCATGGTGGAGAACAAGGAGGATCGCCGATCAGCAAATGTATATCTGACGGACAATGGTTACCGGATCCGCGAGAAGATCGAAGCCGAATGGATCGACCTCGAGTCTGCAAGCCTCGCCCGGCTTACCGAGACCGAGCGAATGGTGTTGGCCGACCTTTTGAGAAAGCTGGTGAAGGCATACCCTCGAAATGAGTCCGACGCTGCACCGAAAGACGAATAA
- a CDS encoding universal stress protein, whose product MKVLLAIDGTKYAEAARDMLKSFSLKGGDSIHVISVVDMAVPLAVEVYGGYLPDSTELEKNARDFAAKTVEEAADSLKAFFAGVEVTTDILFGSPGSRIVETAEELSTDLIVLGSHGHKRWERLLLGSVSSSVVNHAHCSVLVVRIRETAA is encoded by the coding sequence ATGAAAGTGCTACTTGCGATCGACGGAACAAAGTATGCTGAAGCAGCAAGAGATATGCTGAAAAGCTTTAGCCTCAAGGGTGGCGATTCTATACACGTTATCAGCGTCGTGGACATGGCCGTGCCTCTAGCAGTTGAAGTATACGGCGGATATCTGCCTGACTCGACGGAATTGGAAAAGAATGCACGCGACTTTGCCGCGAAGACGGTCGAAGAGGCCGCCGATTCGCTCAAAGCCTTTTTTGCGGGTGTTGAAGTTACGACGGATATACTCTTTGGCTCGCCCGGCAGCCGCATTGTCGAGACAGCCGAGGAACTTTCAACAGACCTTATTGTACTCGGCTCGCACGGACACAAAAGATGGGAGCGGCTCCTGCTCGGATCGGTCTCCAGTTCGGTTGTCAACCATGCCCATTGCTCTGTGCTCGTGGTACGCATAAGGGAAACTGCGGCGTGA